One Rhodospirillaceae bacterium genomic region harbors:
- a CDS encoding alpha/beta hydrolase: MTYMISILVTFFFVTHAALAQAADLVFSEVTGGGGIPLNVVEAGSKDGTEILFIHGVSQSYLSWRDQLNADEMQGFRMVAFDLRGHGNSAKPWTVEDYNDSELWADDVAAVIAAKKLKKPVIVAWSYGGLVLLDYVRHYGTDNIPAINLVANTAALIDRIEDPKPGDVELMRQMITNQSRQQSPDIEENLASVRFSVPLLTEADLGDTWQEDALMVTMLTPSYVRRALAGRKIDNKDLARSLSDTEILLTYGVNDGSVTEPMAAAFQTTLPQTIISRFEGVGHSPFVESAERFNSELVEFVKSSPR, translated from the coding sequence ATGACGTACATGATTTCCATTCTTGTCACATTTTTTTTCGTCACCCATGCGGCCTTGGCACAGGCGGCAGACCTGGTTTTTTCCGAAGTTACTGGCGGTGGAGGTATACCTCTCAATGTTGTCGAAGCCGGGTCTAAGGACGGCACAGAAATTCTATTTATTCATGGTGTCAGCCAAAGCTACCTGAGCTGGCGGGATCAGCTTAACGCGGACGAAATGCAGGGCTTTCGTATGGTGGCGTTCGACTTGCGCGGCCATGGCAATTCGGCCAAACCCTGGACGGTCGAAGACTATAACGACAGTGAACTCTGGGCGGATGATGTCGCCGCAGTTATCGCCGCGAAAAAGCTAAAGAAACCAGTCATCGTGGCGTGGTCTTATGGCGGACTTGTTTTGCTGGATTATGTGCGTCACTACGGCACGGATAACATCCCTGCCATCAATTTGGTTGCCAACACGGCTGCCCTTATTGACCGTATTGAAGATCCAAAACCAGGCGATGTAGAACTGATGCGGCAAATGATTACCAACCAATCTCGTCAACAGTCGCCCGATATTGAAGAAAACCTAGCATCCGTAAGATTCTCTGTTCCCCTTCTGACCGAAGCTGACCTGGGAGACACCTGGCAGGAGGATGCCCTGATGGTAACGATGCTAACACCGTCCTATGTACGCCGGGCGCTTGCTGGACGAAAGATTGATAATAAGGATCTCGCTAGATCATTAAGTGACACAGAGATCTTGCTTACTTATGGCGTGAATGACGGATCGGTTACTGAACCGATGGCAGCCGCTTTCCAAACCACATTGCCACAGACAATCATTTCTCGCTTCGAAGGTGTTGGACACTCTCCGTTTGTTGAGTCAGCCGAACGGTTTAACAGCGAACTAGTTGAGTTTGTAAAGAGTTCACCGCGTTAA
- a CDS encoding serine hydrolase: protein MKKYVLLPVGILLSVLGIALVASDEWVYIDRFLNQPENAGEWPDSFYTPTYDVQREPTDFFPPIPPNLSPETERALEDVSAWAGMRNTEALVVVHQGRVLLEQYWNGIDENTPYSGRGMTKSLIGILYGFAVGNGDVSLDEPVSTYVPEWRNDARSGILVRHLLENTSGLENPPFGPSPLNKQTRLAWGPNIAATAVSFQLADEPGTIFNISNANSIVLALVLERATGVPPHEYFDQRLWQPLGATFSSFYAEHAGGRAHMECCFRATPRDWARLGYMLAHDGAFQGQQILPAGWVKEMTAAGQHYPPYGLHIWTGNNGAGIREVYEGTGIGHFQSEPFLAKDMFFMEGGSNRVMWVSPALDLVILRLGLTTDKWDHSFIPNTLIRGMGMGMGLSLSQENEDL, encoded by the coding sequence ATGAAAAAGTACGTCCTGCTGCCAGTAGGTATACTTCTCTCCGTTCTCGGGATTGCGCTCGTTGCATCTGATGAATGGGTTTATATCGACCGGTTTCTCAATCAGCCAGAGAATGCTGGGGAGTGGCCTGATTCTTTCTACACCCCGACGTACGACGTTCAGCGTGAGCCGACTGACTTTTTTCCTCCCATTCCGCCAAACCTGTCACCTGAAACTGAGCGCGCTTTAGAAGACGTGTCGGCCTGGGCCGGGATGAGAAACACTGAAGCGTTGGTGGTGGTGCACCAAGGCCGTGTTCTGCTTGAGCAGTACTGGAACGGCATTGATGAAAACACACCCTACAGCGGACGGGGCATGACTAAGTCTTTGATCGGCATACTGTACGGCTTTGCGGTCGGGAACGGTGATGTTTCCCTTGATGAGCCGGTGAGCACATACGTGCCGGAATGGCGAAATGATGCCCGCTCCGGCATTCTGGTACGCCATCTGCTGGAAAACACAAGCGGCTTGGAAAATCCGCCCTTTGGTCCGAGCCCACTCAACAAACAAACCCGGCTGGCATGGGGGCCGAATATCGCGGCCACAGCCGTGTCGTTTCAATTGGCCGATGAACCGGGAACGATTTTCAATATCTCAAACGCTAATTCGATTGTATTGGCGCTTGTTTTGGAGCGCGCCACGGGCGTGCCACCCCATGAGTATTTTGATCAACGCCTCTGGCAGCCATTGGGTGCGACATTCAGTAGTTTTTATGCCGAACATGCTGGCGGCCGGGCACACATGGAGTGTTGTTTCCGTGCCACCCCCAGAGACTGGGCGCGCTTGGGGTACATGCTGGCACACGACGGCGCATTCCAGGGACAGCAGATTCTCCCTGCGGGCTGGGTTAAAGAAATGACAGCGGCAGGACAACACTATCCGCCGTATGGCTTGCATATCTGGACCGGCAACAATGGCGCAGGCATTCGTGAAGTTTACGAAGGCACGGGCATTGGTCATTTTCAATCAGAGCCGTTTCTGGCCAAGGACATGTTTTTTATGGAAGGCGGCAGCAACCGTGTCATGTGGGTCAGCCCCGCGCTCGACCTCGTGATCCTGCGGCTGGGACTTACAACCGACAAGTGGGACCATTCGTTCATCCCCAACACACTCATACGCGGCATGGGCATGGGCATGGGCCTAAGCCTGAGCCAGGAAAACGAAGACCTATGA
- a CDS encoding MFS transporter, translating to MTSALDNFFKKTAKIESHELRAVLVSFVYLFCLMASYYTMRPLRDALASEVASEDLKWLWTGTFIASTLAAVIFGWVVSRYKISSCLPWIYAFFIFNIGIFYVLMREYPLGSADTMTAPIMNVWPVVLGEVKVSTVVACVYYVWLSVFNMFVVSVFWSFLADRYSKEQSKRLFGFVAAGGSAGAALGPLATAAIVSNVGVDNMLLIAAIVLSITLICIRDLTHHTDSGHTEDLSQKASKEKLGGSSWSGFSTLIKDPYLLAIAVFICLYTFISTIFYVAQVDLVRAAFETREARYAVNAIVDGVVNGLAIFTQLFVTSRLAGRWGLVFLLACMPAFMIFAFFSLSAFPVLMMILSLQVIRRAGNFALTRPGREMLWTVVDRDRKYKAKNVIDTSVYRGADLVNIWIENGLRSAGFGLAQIALVGSGVAAVWCGVSIWLGKTAEKRQSDNPDGITQPAAAQ from the coding sequence ATGACTTCAGCCTTAGATAACTTTTTCAAGAAGACTGCCAAAATTGAAAGCCACGAGCTACGGGCAGTTCTCGTTTCTTTTGTGTACCTGTTCTGTCTCATGGCCAGCTACTACACCATGCGGCCGTTGCGCGATGCGCTGGCCTCCGAGGTCGCGTCTGAGGATTTGAAGTGGTTGTGGACGGGTACATTTATCGCATCCACGCTTGCCGCGGTCATTTTCGGCTGGGTTGTCTCACGATATAAAATTTCTTCCTGTTTGCCGTGGATCTACGCATTTTTCATCTTCAATATTGGCATTTTCTACGTTTTGATGCGCGAATATCCGCTTGGCAGCGCGGACACAATGACGGCCCCGATAATGAATGTTTGGCCGGTCGTTCTCGGAGAGGTCAAGGTTAGTACCGTCGTGGCCTGTGTCTATTACGTGTGGCTCAGCGTCTTTAACATGTTTGTTGTCTCAGTGTTCTGGAGTTTCCTTGCAGATCGTTACAGCAAAGAGCAATCAAAACGCCTGTTTGGTTTTGTTGCCGCTGGTGGCAGCGCCGGTGCAGCACTCGGTCCGCTGGCAACGGCGGCAATCGTGAGCAATGTCGGCGTAGATAACATGCTGCTCATTGCGGCAATTGTTCTGTCCATTACCCTCATTTGCATCCGCGACTTAACCCATCACACCGATAGCGGACATACCGAAGACCTCAGCCAAAAAGCATCCAAGGAAAAGCTTGGCGGCTCATCCTGGTCTGGGTTCTCCACACTGATAAAAGACCCTTACTTATTGGCGATTGCAGTCTTTATCTGTCTGTATACGTTCATCTCGACCATCTTCTACGTGGCACAGGTTGATTTGGTGCGGGCCGCGTTTGAAACACGCGAAGCACGCTATGCCGTAAATGCCATTGTGGATGGGGTTGTCAACGGCCTCGCGATCTTTACCCAGTTGTTTGTCACGTCTCGACTAGCCGGGCGTTGGGGCCTGGTCTTCCTTTTGGCTTGCATGCCCGCGTTTATGATTTTTGCCTTCTTCTCGCTCAGCGCGTTCCCGGTCTTAATGATGATCCTGTCACTCCAGGTTATTCGCAGGGCAGGCAACTTCGCGCTGACACGTCCGGGCCGCGAAATGTTGTGGACGGTGGTTGATCGCGACCGCAAGTATAAAGCCAAGAACGTGATCGATACCTCCGTTTACCGGGGTGCTGATCTGGTTAATATCTGGATTGAGAATGGCTTGAGGTCGGCCGGCTTTGGGCTGGCGCAAATCGCGCTGGTTGGGTCCGGTGTCGCCGCGGTGTGGTGTGGTGTTTCCATCTGGCTTGGCAAGACGGCAGAAAAGCGCCAATCCGACAACCCGGACGGCATTACACAGCCCGCTGCGGCTCAGTAA
- a CDS encoding aldo/keto reductase: protein MPRTSRRQIIKIAAAAAVIPAFSKAPRAAETNRTLGKGGPVVSAVGLGCNNFGGRLDAVATERVVHAAVDLGITLFDTADVYSGGASEEYLGQALGARRSNVLIATKFGGAMGSGPAPDGGGSRAAIMYAAEQSLRRLNTDVIDLYQYHRPDGVTPMEETLRALDDLVQQGKVRYIGHSNFNASEARACAKISADEGLAGYVTAQNHYSLLTRGIEAELVPACVELGQTVLPYFPLESGTLTGKYTRGEAPAEGTRMAAFSARSPDLAERFLNDERFTKIEQLSDLAESSGAELLDFAFGWLLSKPYIASVIAGASRPEQLEANVKAAEWRPTPEVDQEIDRITRPA from the coding sequence ATGCCCCGTACATCACGACGTCAGATTATCAAAATTGCCGCCGCTGCTGCCGTTATCCCCGCGTTTAGTAAAGCCCCTCGTGCGGCTGAAACAAACCGGACACTGGGAAAAGGCGGACCTGTGGTCTCAGCCGTTGGGCTTGGTTGTAATAATTTCGGCGGGCGGCTCGACGCTGTGGCCACGGAACGGGTTGTGCATGCAGCGGTCGATCTGGGAATCACCTTGTTTGACACGGCTGATGTTTATAGTGGCGGGGCCTCGGAGGAATACCTCGGACAGGCATTGGGCGCGCGACGTAGCAACGTGCTCATTGCTACCAAGTTCGGCGGGGCAATGGGCAGTGGCCCGGCGCCAGACGGCGGTGGCTCACGTGCAGCGATCATGTATGCCGCCGAACAATCCCTGCGCCGTCTCAACACGGATGTTATTGATCTTTATCAGTATCACCGCCCTGACGGCGTAACCCCGATGGAGGAGACGTTGCGGGCCTTGGATGATCTCGTTCAACAGGGCAAAGTGCGTTATATCGGCCACTCAAATTTCAATGCGTCAGAGGCCCGCGCGTGCGCCAAAATTTCAGCAGACGAAGGATTGGCCGGCTATGTCACGGCGCAAAACCATTACAGCCTGCTGACCCGTGGTATTGAAGCTGAACTGGTTCCGGCTTGTGTGGAGCTTGGCCAAACCGTGCTTCCTTATTTCCCCCTTGAAAGCGGAACGCTCACCGGCAAGTACACGCGCGGCGAGGCTCCCGCAGAGGGTACGCGCATGGCGGCGTTTTCAGCCCGGTCACCAGATCTCGCTGAGCGGTTTTTGAACGACGAGCGCTTTACCAAGATTGAGCAACTGAGCGACCTTGCTGAGTCGTCTGGTGCCGAGTTGCTCGACTTTGCCTTCGGGTGGTTGTTGAGCAAACCTTATATCGCCAGCGTCATTGCCGGAGCCTCGCGTCCGGAGCAACTTGAGGCGAACGTGAAAGCAGCTGAATGGCGTCCAACACCAGAGGTGGACCAAGAGATCGATAGAATAACGCGCCCGGCTTGA
- a CDS encoding DUF1838 family protein: protein MSEFPPNKPFSRRAFGALSLAGSGLVGVSNQASAQMPNPDMLSSDAELVKAVRKMRSSTDGGLRSGWLEAKRFSYIDGEITPLLILLAGSISTSRDNGDGTFDINLVEITYYLDVETGKLLDTLAMPATGKIVKVPLYRAGPAVVTIGAKTAISELATGEEGVVSEEGEETTAAFAPKGDVKLERSVGPAVIDGNTVWIQTEEYGRVFPTDPNAARIFYKESAIWQGELDELLDPEVTAASAKLSYTAATSWRPWMEMGDVQGHTMSSGIGATCNSLSEMPEEWLRLTSIHHPDILDNPEGVLRGETNN, encoded by the coding sequence ATGAGTGAATTCCCCCCAAACAAACCCTTTAGCAGACGGGCTTTCGGCGCATTAAGTCTCGCGGGTTCAGGCTTAGTCGGCGTTTCAAATCAAGCGTCTGCACAAATGCCTAACCCAGATATGTTGAGCAGTGATGCTGAACTCGTCAAAGCAGTAAGAAAGATGCGATCCAGTACGGACGGCGGGCTGAGAAGCGGCTGGCTTGAAGCCAAACGATTTTCGTACATTGACGGAGAGATCACGCCGCTGCTTATTCTGTTGGCGGGAAGCATCAGCACATCACGCGACAACGGCGACGGCACCTTCGATATCAATCTTGTTGAGATCACTTATTACCTTGACGTGGAAACCGGTAAACTTCTCGACACCTTGGCGATGCCGGCAACCGGCAAGATTGTCAAAGTGCCGCTTTACCGGGCGGGGCCGGCCGTTGTGACAATCGGTGCGAAAACCGCCATATCAGAATTGGCGACCGGTGAAGAAGGCGTTGTCAGTGAAGAGGGCGAAGAAACCACTGCCGCCTTCGCCCCTAAGGGAGACGTCAAGCTTGAGCGATCCGTCGGACCTGCCGTGATCGACGGCAACACCGTTTGGATACAGACAGAAGAATATGGCCGGGTTTTCCCCACAGACCCTAATGCAGCCCGGATTTTCTATAAAGAATCAGCCATATGGCAGGGTGAACTGGATGAACTCTTAGACCCTGAGGTCACCGCCGCCTCTGCAAAGCTATCTTATACCGCGGCGACCAGCTGGCGCCCCTGGATGGAAATGGGCGACGTTCAAGGACACACTATGTCCAGTGGGATCGGCGCCACCTGCAACAGTTTGAGCGAGATGCCCGAAGAATGGTTGCGCCTTACCAGCATTCATCACCCTGACATTCTGGACAATCCCGAAGGCGTTTTAAGGGGCGAGACCAACAATTAA